One genomic region from Actinocatenispora thailandica encodes:
- a CDS encoding NADH-quinone oxidoreductase subunit M has product MSNFPFLSVLTVAPAVGALVVALLPRNNPRLAKVVSLVWSLALLVLTAIMCVTFKANGARFQFRESYPWIPAWGIRLTVQADGIALVMLGLVAVLVPIVIAASWNDADRTKRSVHNYFALLLALDATMVGVFAAADVFLFYVFFEVMLIPMYFLIGSFGGARRQYAAVKFFLYSLFGGLFMLAAVIGLWVVGGHTLDWNSLSHLSMSTTTGRWLFLGFFLAFAIKAPFFPFHTWLPDAGGAAPAGAAALLVGVLDKVGTYGILRFCFSLFPEATRFFAPLALALSVIGIIYGALLAVGQNDLKRLVAYTSIAHFGFIGIGIFAFTSQAGTGAVLYMLNHGLSTGALFLIVGMLVQRRGSANIRDFGGAAKLVPMLAGVFLIAGLSSLALPGTSPFVSEFLVLLGTFSTHKALAIVATSGVILAAGYILWMYQRTMQGNLNPELSTSAGFKHDLTGREKWVVAPLIALIFILGVYPKPVIDVISPAVAATMHDVGKSDPVPATRAVDNGSGGSSAVGDNK; this is encoded by the coding sequence GTGAGTAACTTTCCCTTCCTGTCGGTGCTGACCGTGGCGCCGGCGGTGGGCGCGTTGGTGGTGGCGTTGCTGCCACGCAACAACCCGCGGCTGGCCAAGGTGGTCTCCCTGGTCTGGTCGCTGGCGCTGCTGGTGCTCACGGCGATCATGTGCGTGACGTTCAAGGCGAACGGCGCGCGGTTCCAGTTCCGCGAGTCGTACCCGTGGATCCCGGCCTGGGGCATCCGGCTCACCGTGCAGGCGGACGGCATCGCGCTGGTGATGCTGGGCCTGGTCGCGGTGCTGGTGCCGATCGTGATCGCGGCCAGCTGGAACGACGCGGACCGGACCAAGCGCTCGGTGCACAACTACTTCGCCCTGCTGCTGGCGCTGGACGCGACCATGGTCGGCGTGTTCGCCGCCGCGGACGTGTTCCTGTTCTACGTGTTCTTCGAGGTCATGCTCATCCCGATGTACTTCCTCATCGGGTCGTTCGGTGGTGCGCGACGGCAGTACGCGGCGGTCAAGTTCTTCCTGTACTCGCTGTTCGGCGGGCTGTTCATGCTGGCCGCGGTGATCGGCCTGTGGGTCGTCGGCGGGCACACGCTGGACTGGAACTCGCTGAGCCACCTCAGCATGTCGACCACGACCGGACGCTGGCTGTTCCTCGGGTTCTTCCTGGCGTTCGCGATCAAGGCGCCGTTCTTCCCGTTCCACACCTGGCTACCGGATGCCGGTGGTGCCGCCCCTGCCGGGGCCGCCGCCCTGCTGGTCGGCGTGCTGGACAAGGTCGGCACGTACGGGATCCTGCGGTTCTGCTTCTCGCTGTTCCCGGAGGCGACCCGGTTCTTCGCGCCGCTGGCGCTGGCGCTGTCGGTCATCGGCATCATCTACGGCGCGCTGCTCGCGGTGGGGCAGAACGACCTGAAGCGGCTCGTCGCGTACACCTCGATCGCGCACTTCGGGTTCATCGGCATCGGGATCTTCGCGTTCACCAGCCAGGCCGGTACCGGCGCGGTGCTCTACATGCTCAACCACGGCCTGTCGACCGGCGCGCTGTTCCTGATCGTCGGGATGCTGGTGCAGCGGCGCGGATCGGCGAACATCCGGGACTTCGGCGGCGCGGCGAAGCTGGTGCCGATGCTCGCCGGCGTCTTCCTGATCGCCGGCCTTTCCTCGCTGGCGCTGCCCGGCACCTCGCCGTTCGTCAGCGAGTTCCTGGTGCTGCTCGGTACGTTCAGCACGCACAAGGCGCTGGCCATCGTGGCGACCTCGGGCGTGATCCTGGCCGCCGGCTACATCCTCTGGATGTACCAGCGGACCATGCAGGGCAACCTCAACCCCGAGTTGTCCACCTCGGCCGGCTTCAAGCACGACCTGACCGGCCGGGAGAAGTGGGTGGTGGCGCCGCTGATCGCGCTGATCTTCATCCTCGGCGTCTACCCGAAGCCGGTCATCGACGTGATCAGCCCGGCGGTCGCCGCGACCATGCACGACGTCGGCAAGAGCGACCCGGTGCCGGCGACCCGCGCCGTGGACAACGGGTCCGGCGGCTCTAGCGCGGTAGGAGACAACAAGTGA
- the nuoL gene encoding NADH-quinone oxidoreductase subunit L, producing the protein MTEPALAEQVHYTAASGALSSVWLLIAIPLASAVVLLLAGRRSDRWGHILGCASIGASFVLALWYFFALRGLGHKAVSEHLGSFIQVGGYKVDWGILYDPLSATFALLITGVGFLIHVYAVGYMSDDPGRRRFFGYFNLFAASMLLLVLGNNFLMTFIGWEGVGVASYLLISWYQDRPSAATAGKKAFLMNRVGDAAFLVAMFLMFGYLGSTDFATVFNGVGALPHGVTLAIALCLLGGACGKSGQFPLQAWLPDAMEGPTPVSALIHAATMVTAGVYLIARANPIFDATTIGSTIVVAVGAFTLLLGSIIGCAKDDIKRVLAYSTVSQIGYMFLAVGLGGGAYALGILHLLAHGFFKAGLFLGAGSVMHGMKDQTDMRRFGGLWRYMPVTWVTVGLGFLAIIGIPPLSGFFSKDPIIDAAFARGGWQGWVFGLAALLGAGLTAFYMTRLFVLTFHGKKRWTEDIEHPHESPAVMKVPMILLAIGSVAAGGLLVYGGFTGWLEPVFGTTEVPGHEYNKGLMIGISLVVVLLGVAIAWLLFRRGTAETEQPARTAIVRAARENLYGDVVNETLFELPGKLLTRAAVFIDGKGVDGIVTGLAAIVGGSSSRLRRLQTGFVRSYALTILGGALVVVAALMAVKLG; encoded by the coding sequence ATGACTGAGCCGGCACTGGCTGAACAGGTGCATTACACGGCGGCGAGCGGTGCGCTGTCGAGCGTGTGGCTGCTGATCGCCATCCCGTTGGCGAGCGCCGTGGTGTTGCTGCTGGCCGGACGCAGGTCCGACCGGTGGGGGCACATCCTCGGCTGCGCCAGCATCGGCGCCTCGTTCGTCCTCGCACTGTGGTACTTCTTCGCGCTACGCGGGCTGGGACACAAGGCGGTCTCCGAGCACCTCGGCAGCTTCATCCAGGTCGGCGGCTACAAGGTCGACTGGGGCATCCTGTACGACCCGCTGTCCGCGACCTTCGCGCTGCTGATCACCGGCGTGGGATTCCTGATCCACGTGTACGCGGTCGGCTACATGTCCGACGACCCCGGCCGGCGCCGCTTCTTCGGGTACTTCAACCTGTTCGCGGCGTCGATGCTGCTGCTGGTGCTGGGCAACAACTTCCTGATGACCTTCATCGGCTGGGAGGGCGTCGGTGTCGCGTCCTACCTGCTGATCTCCTGGTACCAGGATCGGCCGAGCGCGGCGACCGCCGGCAAGAAGGCGTTCCTGATGAACCGGGTCGGTGACGCCGCCTTCCTGGTCGCGATGTTCCTGATGTTCGGCTACCTGGGCAGCACCGACTTCGCCACCGTGTTCAACGGCGTCGGCGCGCTGCCGCACGGGGTGACGCTGGCGATCGCGCTCTGCCTGCTCGGCGGTGCCTGCGGCAAGTCCGGCCAGTTCCCGCTGCAGGCCTGGCTGCCGGACGCGATGGAGGGCCCGACCCCGGTGTCGGCGCTGATCCACGCCGCGACGATGGTGACCGCCGGCGTCTACCTGATCGCCCGGGCGAACCCCATCTTCGACGCCACCACGATCGGCTCCACCATCGTGGTCGCGGTCGGCGCGTTCACCCTGCTGCTCGGGTCGATCATCGGCTGCGCCAAGGACGACATCAAGCGCGTCCTGGCGTACTCGACGGTCAGCCAGATCGGCTACATGTTCCTCGCCGTCGGGCTCGGCGGCGGCGCGTACGCGCTGGGCATCCTGCACCTGCTGGCACACGGCTTCTTCAAGGCCGGGCTGTTCCTCGGCGCCGGCTCGGTGATGCACGGGATGAAGGACCAGACCGACATGCGCCGCTTCGGCGGCCTGTGGCGGTACATGCCGGTCACCTGGGTGACCGTGGGCCTCGGCTTCCTGGCCATCATCGGCATCCCGCCGCTGTCCGGCTTCTTCTCCAAGGACCCGATCATCGACGCGGCGTTCGCCCGCGGCGGCTGGCAGGGCTGGGTGTTCGGGCTCGCCGCGCTGCTCGGCGCCGGACTGACCGCGTTCTACATGACCCGGCTGTTCGTGCTGACCTTCCACGGGAAGAAGCGCTGGACCGAGGACATCGAGCACCCGCACGAGTCCCCGGCGGTCATGAAGGTACCGATGATCCTGCTCGCGATCGGCTCGGTCGCGGCCGGTGGCCTGCTGGTGTACGGCGGGTTCACCGGATGGCTGGAGCCGGTGTTCGGTACCACCGAGGTGCCGGGCCACGAGTACAACAAGGGGCTGATGATCGGAATCAGCCTCGTCGTGGTGCTGCTCGGGGTCGCGATCGCCTGGCTGCTGTTCCGCCGCGGTACCGCGGAGACCGAGCAGCCGGCGCGGACCGCGATCGTCCGCGCCGCCCGGGAGAACCTGTACGGGGACGTCGTCAACGAGACGCTCTTCGAACTGCCCGGCAAGCTGCTGACCCGGGCGGCGGTCTTCATCGACGGCAAGGGCGTCGACGGCATCGTCACCGGCCTGGCCGCGATCGTGGGTGGCAGCTCCAGCCGGCTGCGCCGACTCCAGACCGGTTTCGTCCGGTCGTACGCATTGACGATCCTCGGAGGTGCGCTCGTCGTGGTGGCAGCGCTGATGGCGGTGAAGCTCGGGTGA
- the nuoH gene encoding NADH-quinone oxidoreductase subunit NuoH, whose protein sequence is MNTSGLVRLAEAGQPAGFGHDVWWIVLIKVVAAFVLLLLLTLFAVVFERKVIGAFQVRPGPNRKARGFGWLQSLFDGLKLAFKEEIIPALADKPVYFIAPVISGAVAFISFAVIPIGARVSLFGHQTMLQVGDVPVAVLVVLAASSMAVYGTVLAGWASGTSWPLLGGMRAAAQMISYEVAMGLSMVAVFMTAHSMSTSQIVNGQIKTWYFIPLLPSFIIYFISALGESNRTPFDLPEGESELTGGYLTEYSSFKFAMFYLAEYIAMVTISALCVTLFFGGWRAPWPISLWDGANSGWITIVWFLAKTIIFMGVLVWIRATLPRVRYDQLMALGWKVLMPVNLVWILILAGLRLTARNYDQTKWLVLAGIVVTLLLLVLLWPEKEKDDRTQAKRKVDTGAGGYPTPPVDLVVPPNPHLKRIEAQREAATVGARGGTTESPGEGDPAGGTGTSGSTGSAASGGKEE, encoded by the coding sequence GTGAACACCTCCGGCCTCGTACGGCTGGCCGAGGCGGGGCAGCCCGCTGGGTTCGGGCACGACGTCTGGTGGATCGTCCTGATCAAGGTCGTCGCCGCGTTCGTGCTGCTGTTGCTGCTGACCCTGTTCGCGGTCGTGTTCGAGCGCAAGGTGATCGGCGCGTTCCAGGTGCGTCCCGGGCCGAACCGGAAGGCGCGCGGCTTCGGCTGGCTGCAGTCGCTGTTCGACGGCCTGAAGCTGGCGTTCAAGGAAGAGATCATCCCGGCGCTGGCCGACAAGCCGGTCTACTTCATCGCGCCGGTCATCTCCGGTGCGGTCGCGTTCATCTCGTTCGCGGTGATCCCGATCGGTGCGCGGGTCAGCCTGTTCGGGCACCAGACGATGCTGCAGGTCGGCGACGTGCCGGTGGCGGTGCTGGTGGTGCTCGCCGCCTCGTCGATGGCGGTGTACGGCACGGTGCTCGCCGGCTGGGCCTCCGGCACCAGCTGGCCGCTGCTCGGCGGGATGCGCGCCGCGGCGCAGATGATCTCGTACGAGGTCGCGATGGGGCTGTCGATGGTCGCGGTGTTCATGACCGCGCACTCGATGTCGACCTCGCAGATCGTCAACGGCCAGATCAAGACCTGGTACTTCATCCCGCTGCTGCCGAGCTTCATCATCTACTTCATCTCGGCACTCGGGGAGAGCAACAGGACCCCGTTCGACCTGCCGGAGGGCGAGTCCGAGCTGACCGGCGGCTACCTCACCGAGTACTCGTCGTTCAAGTTCGCGATGTTCTACCTGGCGGAGTACATCGCGATGGTCACGATCTCCGCGCTGTGCGTGACGCTGTTCTTCGGCGGCTGGCGCGCACCGTGGCCGATCTCGCTGTGGGACGGCGCCAACTCCGGCTGGATCACCATCGTCTGGTTCCTGGCCAAGACGATCATCTTCATGGGCGTGCTGGTGTGGATCCGGGCGACGCTGCCCCGGGTGCGCTACGACCAGCTGATGGCGCTGGGCTGGAAGGTCCTGATGCCGGTCAACCTGGTGTGGATCCTGATCCTCGCCGGGCTGCGGCTGACCGCCCGCAACTACGACCAGACCAAGTGGCTGGTGCTCGCCGGGATCGTGGTCACGTTGCTGCTGCTGGTGCTGCTCTGGCCGGAGAAGGAGAAGGACGACCGGACCCAGGCCAAACGCAAGGTCGACACCGGCGCCGGTGGCTATCCGACGCCACCGGTCGACCTGGTGGTGCCGCCCAACCCGCACCTCAAGCGCATCGAGGCGCAGCGCGAGGCGGCCACCGTCGGCGCCCGCGGCGGTACCACGGAGTCGCCCGGCGAGGGCGACCCGGCCGGCGGTACTGGCACGTCCGGCAGCACCGGTTCAGCCGCCTCCGGCGGCAAGGAGGAATGA
- the nuoK gene encoding NADH-quinone oxidoreductase subunit NuoK, whose protein sequence is MTPTYYLVLSAALFCIGAIGVLIRRNAIVVFMCIELMLNAGNLSLVTFARINGSLDGQIMAFFVMVVAAAEVVVGLAIIMSIFRTRRSASVDDANLLKY, encoded by the coding sequence ATGACGCCGACCTACTACCTGGTGCTGTCCGCGGCGCTGTTCTGCATCGGCGCGATCGGTGTGCTGATCCGGCGCAACGCCATCGTGGTGTTCATGTGCATCGAGCTGATGCTGAACGCCGGCAACCTGTCGCTGGTCACGTTCGCCCGGATCAACGGCAGCCTGGACGGTCAGATCATGGCGTTCTTCGTGATGGTGGTGGCCGCCGCGGAAGTCGTGGTCGGTCTTGCGATCATCATGTCGATCTTCCGGACCAGGCGCTCCGCCTCCGTCGACGACGCCAACTTGCTGAAGTACTGA
- a CDS encoding NADH-quinone oxidoreductase subunit J has protein sequence MSAQLLAHPLAGHLLAVASPGAMGTGEKVAFWVLGIIALGCAIGMVAARNAMHSALFLVVTMFSLGIFYIIQAGPFIGMAQIIVYTGAIMMLFLFVLMLIGRDVSDSLIETLRGQRTAGILIGLGLALLLGSGLARGLGAVDARGLEAANNAHGGNVPGLAALVFTRYVFAFEVTSALLITAAVGAMVLAHVQRKGEKKTQKELSRERFAEGNYPAPKTGPGVFAHSNSVATPAILPDGTKSARSISPLVPPRELTAEDTRPKDTLTGGDQQ, from the coding sequence ATGAGTGCGCAGCTGCTCGCGCACCCGCTGGCCGGCCACCTGCTCGCGGTCGCCAGCCCCGGCGCCATGGGTACCGGCGAGAAGGTGGCGTTCTGGGTTCTCGGGATCATCGCGCTGGGCTGCGCGATCGGCATGGTCGCCGCCCGCAACGCGATGCACTCGGCGCTGTTCCTCGTGGTGACGATGTTCAGCCTGGGGATCTTCTACATCATCCAGGCCGGACCGTTCATCGGCATGGCGCAGATCATCGTGTACACCGGCGCGATCATGATGCTGTTCCTGTTCGTGCTGATGCTGATCGGACGGGACGTCTCCGACTCGCTGATCGAGACGCTGCGCGGGCAACGGACCGCCGGCATCCTGATCGGTCTCGGCCTCGCGTTGCTGCTCGGCTCCGGCCTGGCCCGCGGCCTCGGCGCCGTCGACGCCCGTGGCCTGGAGGCCGCCAACAACGCGCACGGCGGTAACGTGCCGGGCCTCGCGGCGTTGGTGTTCACCCGGTACGTGTTCGCGTTCGAGGTCACCTCCGCGCTGCTGATCACCGCCGCGGTCGGCGCGATGGTGCTCGCGCACGTGCAGCGCAAGGGTGAGAAGAAGACGCAGAAGGAACTGTCCCGGGAGCGGTTCGCCGAGGGCAACTACCCGGCGCCGAAGACCGGCCCCGGCGTGTTCGCGCACAGCAACTCGGTGGCCACCCCGGCGATCCTGCCGGACGGTACGAAGTCGGCGCGCAGCATCTCGCCGCTGGTGCCGCCGCGCGAGCTGACCGCCGAGGACACCCGGCCGAAGGACACCCTCACGGGAGGTGACCAGCAGTGA
- a CDS encoding polyprenyl synthetase family protein — MAAAGLDFDDAGLSSALTTGLAEVEQAVLAAVSGADPYVTEMARHLTYAGGKRTRPLLVLLAAHFGKPDVPEVVQAAVVVELTHLATLYHDDVMDEASVRRGAQSANARFGNSVAILTGDYLFARASDIVAELGPEAVRIQARTFARLVQGQIRETAGPRGADPVQHYLDVLAEKTGALIATSARFGAMFGGADPAMVAAMAEFGETFGLAFQLSDDLLDIASDTDQSGKTPGTDLREGVLTLPVLYALGADDPDSRRLAEIVQGPVTDDDLHAEALTLLRDSVGMERARATVRDYADRARAQLEVLPDVPARAALDHLCNYVAARTR, encoded by the coding sequence ATGGCCGCTGCCGGGCTGGACTTCGACGATGCGGGGCTGAGCTCCGCGTTGACCACCGGGCTGGCCGAGGTGGAGCAGGCGGTGCTGGCCGCGGTGTCCGGCGCCGACCCGTACGTCACGGAGATGGCCCGGCACCTCACCTACGCCGGCGGCAAGCGCACCCGGCCGCTGCTGGTGCTGCTCGCGGCCCACTTCGGCAAGCCGGACGTGCCGGAGGTGGTCCAGGCCGCGGTCGTCGTCGAGCTGACCCACCTGGCCACGCTCTACCACGACGACGTGATGGACGAGGCGTCGGTGCGCCGCGGCGCGCAGAGCGCGAACGCCCGGTTCGGCAACAGCGTGGCCATCCTGACCGGCGACTACCTCTTCGCCCGCGCCTCCGACATCGTCGCCGAGCTGGGGCCGGAGGCGGTGCGGATCCAGGCCCGTACCTTCGCCCGGCTGGTGCAGGGGCAGATCCGCGAGACGGCCGGCCCGCGCGGCGCCGACCCGGTGCAGCACTACCTCGACGTGCTGGCGGAGAAGACCGGTGCGCTGATCGCCACCTCGGCCCGGTTCGGCGCCATGTTCGGCGGCGCGGACCCGGCGATGGTGGCGGCGATGGCCGAGTTCGGTGAGACGTTCGGGCTGGCGTTCCAGCTGTCCGACGACCTGCTCGACATCGCCTCGGACACCGACCAGTCCGGCAAGACCCCCGGGACCGACCTGCGGGAGGGCGTGCTGACCCTCCCGGTGCTGTACGCGCTGGGCGCCGACGACCCGGACAGCCGGCGGCTCGCCGAGATCGTCCAGGGCCCGGTCACCGACGACGACCTGCACGCCGAGGCGCTGACCCTGCTGCGCGACTCGGTCGGCATGGAGCGCGCCCGTGCGACCGTCCGCGACTACGCCGACCGTGCCCGCGCCCAGCTGGAGGTCCTGCCCGACGTGCCGGCCCGCGCCGCCCTCGACCACCTCTGCAACTACGTGGCCGCCCGCACCCGCTGA
- the nuoI gene encoding NADH-quinone oxidoreductase subunit NuoI: MFEPIKGFGVSLANMFKPHVTEKYPEKMRPTAPRYHGRHILNRHPDGLEKCVGCELCAWACPADAIYVEGADNTDEERFSPGERYAGTYQINYLRCIFCGLCIEACPTRSLTMSNEYELANDSRQDLIFTKEQLLAPLLPGMEQPPHPLRLGDDEQDYYVGAMQNPGASAGAEYSPQQESARRSAATEQTGGKGGAA, translated from the coding sequence GTGTTCGAACCCATCAAGGGTTTCGGGGTCTCCCTCGCGAACATGTTCAAGCCGCATGTGACCGAGAAGTACCCGGAGAAGATGCGGCCGACGGCACCCCGCTACCACGGCCGGCACATCCTGAACCGGCACCCGGACGGGCTGGAGAAGTGCGTCGGCTGCGAGCTGTGCGCGTGGGCCTGCCCGGCCGACGCGATCTACGTCGAGGGTGCCGACAACACCGACGAGGAGCGCTTCTCGCCCGGTGAGCGGTACGCCGGCACGTACCAGATCAACTACCTGCGCTGCATCTTCTGCGGCCTGTGCATCGAGGCGTGCCCGACCCGTTCGCTGACCATGAGCAACGAGTACGAGCTGGCCAACGACAGCCGGCAGGACCTGATCTTCACCAAGGAGCAGCTGCTCGCGCCGCTGCTGCCGGGCATGGAGCAGCCGCCGCACCCGCTGCGGCTGGGCGACGACGAGCAGGACTACTACGTCGGCGCGATGCAGAACCCGGGCGCCTCGGCCGGTGCGGAGTACTCGCCGCAGCAGGAGAGCGCCCGGCGGAGCGCCGCGACCGAGCAGACCGGTGGCAAGGGAGGTGCGGCATGA
- the nuoN gene encoding NADH-quinone oxidoreductase subunit NuoN yields the protein MSTGDVLAAQISAPHINYGAIAPMLIVLGVGAVGILAEAALPRAYRYLVQVLLTLAAQVAALVIVIVEGVRHYASSPTLTANDALAVDGPALFLQGSILILGILATLLIADRRVERGGSFVAEAAVVAGTEADAKQARHQPSQTEIFPLTLFALGGMMLFCSANDLLTMFVALEVLSLPLYLACALARRRRLLSQEAAVKYFLLGAFASAFFVYGMAMLYGFAGTVELHGIATAALSSNKSDLLMFVGLAMLAIGLLFKAAAVPFHVWTPDVYQGAPTPITALMASCTKIAAFGGILRVLYVAFLDSRWDWRPVIGVIAVLTMLIGAVLAVTQTDIKRLLAYSSIANAGYVLTGVLSMQKSGITSSLFYLVAYGFTVVAAFGLLTLVRDADGEATHLSRWAGLGRKSPLLAGVFAFLMLSFAGIPLTSGFTTKFAVFGAALDGGQTTLVIFGVISSVLLAFPYLRVIVLMYLQEPAEDAPTVAMPGALTATALALGTVATLVFGLAPSLVLHVAQGAATFVG from the coding sequence GTGAGCACCGGCGACGTGCTGGCGGCGCAGATCTCGGCGCCGCATATCAACTACGGTGCGATCGCACCGATGCTGATCGTGCTGGGTGTCGGCGCGGTCGGCATCCTCGCCGAGGCGGCGCTGCCGCGCGCCTACCGCTACCTGGTACAGGTGCTGCTGACGCTGGCGGCGCAGGTTGCGGCGCTGGTCATCGTGATCGTCGAGGGCGTCCGGCACTACGCGTCGTCCCCGACGCTGACCGCCAACGACGCGCTCGCGGTGGACGGCCCGGCGCTGTTCCTGCAGGGGTCGATCCTGATCCTGGGCATCCTCGCCACGCTGCTGATCGCCGACCGGCGGGTCGAGCGCGGCGGTAGCTTCGTCGCCGAGGCGGCCGTCGTCGCCGGGACCGAGGCGGACGCGAAGCAGGCCCGGCACCAGCCGAGCCAGACCGAGATCTTCCCGCTGACGCTGTTCGCGCTCGGCGGCATGATGCTGTTCTGCTCGGCGAACGATCTGCTCACCATGTTCGTCGCCCTGGAGGTGCTGTCCCTCCCGCTGTACCTGGCCTGCGCGCTGGCTCGCCGCCGGCGGCTGCTGTCCCAGGAGGCGGCGGTCAAGTACTTCCTGCTCGGCGCGTTCGCGTCGGCCTTCTTCGTGTACGGCATGGCGATGCTCTACGGCTTCGCCGGCACGGTGGAACTGCACGGCATCGCGACCGCCGCGCTGTCGTCGAACAAGAGCGACCTGCTGATGTTCGTCGGCCTGGCGATGCTGGCGATCGGCCTGCTGTTCAAGGCGGCGGCGGTGCCGTTCCACGTGTGGACCCCGGACGTGTACCAGGGTGCGCCGACCCCGATCACCGCGCTGATGGCGTCCTGCACCAAGATCGCCGCGTTCGGCGGGATCCTGCGGGTGCTGTACGTGGCGTTCCTGGACAGCCGGTGGGACTGGCGTCCGGTGATCGGCGTGATCGCGGTCCTGACGATGCTCATCGGCGCGGTGCTGGCGGTGACCCAGACCGACATCAAGCGGCTGCTGGCGTACTCGTCGATCGCGAACGCCGGGTACGTGCTGACCGGCGTGCTGTCGATGCAGAAGTCCGGCATCACCAGCTCGCTGTTCTACCTGGTGGCCTACGGCTTCACCGTGGTCGCCGCGTTCGGCCTGCTCACCCTGGTCCGGGACGCGGACGGGGAGGCGACCCACCTGTCCCGGTGGGCCGGGCTGGGCCGCAAGTCGCCGCTGCTCGCCGGGGTCTTCGCGTTCCTCATGCTGTCCTTCGCCGGTATCCCGCTGACCAGCGGGTTCACCACGAAGTTCGCGGTGTTCGGCGCGGCTCTGGACGGCGGCCAGACCACCCTGGTGATCTTCGGTGTGATCTCCAGCGTGCTGCTCGCCTTCCCGTACCTGCGGGTCATCGTGCTGATGTACCTGCAGGAGCCGGCCGAGGACGCGCCGACGGTGGCGATGCCGGGCGCGCTCACCGCGACCGCGTTGGCCCTCGGTACCGTCGCGACCCTGGTGTTCGGCCTGGCGCCGAGCCTGGTGCTGCACGTGGCGCAGGGCGCGGCCACCTTCGTCGGTTGA